The following is a genomic window from Pseudomonas promysalinigenes.
CGCTGTTTGGCTGCGAGGCTGCCGGCCAAGGCCAGGATCGGCAGGATGTAGCCGAAGCGGCCAATGAGCATGGCAAAGCCGATCATCAGGTTGTGGTACACCGTATTGGCGCCAAAGCCTGCGAACGCCGAACCATTGTTGGCGGCCCCTGAGGTGTAGGCATACAGCAACTGGCTGAACCCATGGGCGCCCGGGTTGCTCACGGCACTAGCTGGGCCTGGCAAGCTGGCGGCAAGGGCCCCCAGCACCAGAACGCCAACCGGCATCACCAGCAGGGTTGCCACGAGCAGTTGCACTTCACGGGCCTGCAGCTTCTTGCCAAGGTACTCCGGCGTACGGCCGATCATCAGCCCTGCCAGGAACACGGCGATCAGCACGAACAGCAACATGCCGTAGAGCCCGGCACCGACACCGCCGAATATCACTTCCCCAACCATCATATTGACCATGGCCACCATGCCGGTCAGCGGGTTCAGGCTATCGTGCATCGCATTGACCGAGCCATTGGAGGCCGCCGTGGTAGTCACGCTCCACAGCACCGAACCAGTGGTGCCGAAACGGCTTTCCTTGCCTTCCATTGGCGCGCTCTGCTGCACCTGGGCACTTTCCAGTGCCGGATTGGGCTGATACTCCGACCACAGCGCCGTGGCCCCCCCGATCAGAAACAGGGCGAGCATGCAGCCAATGATTGCACGGCTCTGGCGCAGGTCTTTGACGTAATGCCCGAAGGTAAATACCAAAGCCACTGGGATCAGGATGATCGAGACCACCTCGAACAGGTTGCTCAATGCCGTGGGGTTTTCGAACGGGTGCGCCGAGTTGACACCGAAGAAGCCACCACCGTTGGTACCCAACTGCTTGATGGCGATCTGGCTAGCAGCTGGACCGAGCGGGATGGTCTGGTCCGTACCCTGCAGCGTCAGCGCGTGGGCATAGTCGGCAAACGTCTGTGGTACGCGTTGCCAGACCAGCAGCAGCGCCAACAGCAGGCTCAGCGGTAACAGGCCATAGAGCGTTGCCCGGGTCATGTCGACCCAGAAGTTGCCCAGATCGCTGGTGCAGCGACGAGCGATACCGCGGCACAGCGCGACCAGCACGGCAAGGCCGGTGGCGGCGCTGACGAAGTTCTGCACCGCAAGCCCCATCATCTGGCTCAGGTAGCTGACCGAAGCCTCGCCGCTGTATGCCTGCCAGTTGGTGTTGGTGACGAAGCTGACCGCTGTGTTGAACGCCAAAGACCACTCAAGGCCAGGCAAATGCTGCGGGTTCAGTGGCAAAGAGCCCTGCAGCATGAGCACGCTGAACAGCAGCACGAAGCCCGCCAAGTTGAAAGCCAGCAAGGCCAGGGTGTATTGCTTCCAGTTCTGCGCCTGTTCGGCCTTGACCCCTGCCAGGCGATAACAGCCCTTCTCCAGCGGCCCCATCACAGGCGTCAACCACGTACGTTGTCCCTCCATGACGTTGTAGTAAAAACGCCCGAGCCAAGGTGCTGGCAACAGCACGAGAGCAAAAAACACGATCAGCAGCGTGTAATCGTAACTGTGCATGGCTGCTCCCTAGCTGCGATCGGCGTGCAGCAACGCCACCAGCAGGTAAATTGCCAAAGCCACTGCCAGCAGCAGTGACAGACCGTCGAGCATGTACATCAGTGCAACTCCCCTTTTTGCGGCATTGGCCGCTTCGGGGAAATTGTCCGAGTGATGGGCGTAAAGAGGCGAGATCAGGGGGTGGGGGTGGGAATAAAGAATGCGTAAAGACGAGGAATCTCGAATGCCTGCGCCGGCCTGCTCGCGGGTAACCCTGCGAACAGGCCAGTTTCGGTTTACTGCTGTGGCTGCGCCGCGTTACGGCTCCATTCC
Proteins encoded in this region:
- the kdpA gene encoding potassium-transporting ATPase subunit KdpA, coding for MHSYDYTLLIVFFALVLLPAPWLGRFYYNVMEGQRTWLTPVMGPLEKGCYRLAGVKAEQAQNWKQYTLALLAFNLAGFVLLFSVLMLQGSLPLNPQHLPGLEWSLAFNTAVSFVTNTNWQAYSGEASVSYLSQMMGLAVQNFVSAATGLAVLVALCRGIARRCTSDLGNFWVDMTRATLYGLLPLSLLLALLLVWQRVPQTFADYAHALTLQGTDQTIPLGPAASQIAIKQLGTNGGGFFGVNSAHPFENPTALSNLFEVVSIILIPVALVFTFGHYVKDLRQSRAIIGCMLALFLIGGATALWSEYQPNPALESAQVQQSAPMEGKESRFGTTGSVLWSVTTTAASNGSVNAMHDSLNPLTGMVAMVNMMVGEVIFGGVGAGLYGMLLFVLIAVFLAGLMIGRTPEYLGKKLQAREVQLLVATLLVMPVGVLVLGALAASLPGPASAVSNPGAHGFSQLLYAYTSGAANNGSAFAGFGANTVYHNLMIGFAMLIGRFGYILPILALAGSLAAKQRAPQGSNSFPTHGPLFAGLLLVTILLVGGLTFLPALALGPIAEQLSLGF
- the kdpF gene encoding K(+)-transporting ATPase subunit F, producing the protein MYMLDGLSLLLAVALAIYLLVALLHADRS